A genomic segment from Deinococcus aerophilus encodes:
- a CDS encoding vWA domain-containing protein, whose translation MHEPQSPTAAPRIELLPLKAGLPEGQAGEVTVLARLYPAPPAEVGGFRPPLNLALVIDRSGSMSGPPLAMARRAVQVALQTLQPHDRVSVVAFDGQVEPVVMPQLVNDPQALCRAVEGITAGGSTALHAGWLEGAMLSAQFHDPRALNRVLLLSDGQANAGETRPEVIAQHVRGLNARGVGTSTVGLGRSYDETLLQAMADAGDGNYEHIEDAEELPGFFQTELQGLTRTTGLTVSLGVEPNPALGSLRQEVLNDLPRNDLGRWQLPNLIAGRPLEVVFTVQIPAQQRAAELGVTRVRVAWTDREGRRHRLRAQLNLPVLGAAAYDRLAEDERVRVAAERLRAARVREQAVAYAVAGQVQLSRETLVREHRRLAAFQSTDLAQEVAALSELDADFGRDEQLARKRAASQSYNTRRSKDPQSR comes from the coding sequence ATGCACGAACCCCAGTCCCCCACCGCCGCCCCCCGCATCGAACTGCTGCCCCTGAAAGCCGGTCTGCCCGAGGGGCAGGCGGGCGAGGTCACCGTTCTGGCCCGCCTGTATCCGGCCCCGCCTGCAGAGGTGGGCGGCTTCCGTCCGCCGCTGAACCTCGCGCTGGTCATCGACCGCAGCGGCTCCATGAGCGGGCCTCCCCTCGCGATGGCCCGGCGGGCCGTTCAGGTGGCCCTGCAGACCCTGCAGCCGCACGACCGGGTGAGCGTGGTGGCCTTCGACGGTCAGGTGGAGCCCGTGGTGATGCCGCAGCTGGTAAACGATCCGCAGGCGCTGTGCCGCGCGGTCGAGGGCATCACCGCCGGCGGCAGCACCGCCCTGCACGCCGGATGGCTGGAGGGGGCCATGCTCAGCGCACAGTTTCACGATCCCCGGGCCCTGAACCGCGTGCTGCTGCTCAGCGACGGACAGGCCAATGCCGGCGAGACGCGCCCCGAGGTGATCGCCCAGCACGTGCGCGGCCTGAATGCGCGCGGCGTGGGAACGAGTACGGTGGGCCTGGGCCGCAGCTACGACGAGACCCTGCTGCAGGCGATGGCCGACGCCGGCGACGGCAACTACGAACACATCGAGGATGCCGAGGAGCTGCCCGGTTTTTTCCAGACCGAATTGCAGGGCCTGACCCGCACCACCGGGCTCACCGTCAGCCTGGGCGTAGAGCCCAACCCGGCCCTGGGCAGCCTGCGCCAGGAGGTTCTCAACGACCTGCCGAGAAACGACCTGGGACGCTGGCAGCTGCCCAACCTGATCGCGGGTCGGCCGCTGGAGGTGGTGTTCACGGTTCAGATCCCGGCACAGCAGCGGGCGGCCGAACTGGGGGTGACGCGGGTGCGCGTGGCCTGGACGGACCGGGAGGGCCGGCGCCACCGCCTGCGCGCCCAGCTGAACCTGCCGGTCCTCGGAGCGGCGGCCTACGACCGGCTCGCCGAGGATGAGCGCGTGCGGGTGGCCGCCGAACGGCTGCGGGCCGCGCGGGTGCGCGAGCAGGCCGTCGCCTATGCGGTGGCCGGCCAGGTGCAGCTGTCCCGCGAGACGCTGGTCCGGGAGCACCGACGGCTCGCCGCCTTCCAGTCTACCGACCTTGCTCAGGAGGTGGCGGCCCTGAGCGAGCTGGACGCGGACTTCGGGCGTGACGAGCAGCTGGCCCGCAAACGGGCGGCCAGCCAGAGCTACAACACCCGCCGCAGCAAGGACCCGCAGTCCCGCTGA